Proteins found in one Pyrus communis chromosome 15, drPyrComm1.1, whole genome shotgun sequence genomic segment:
- the LOC137718503 gene encoding kinesin-like protein KIN-7N, with protein MEKICVAVRVRPPVTHDSSTGAFWKVDDNRISLHKSHGTPISGISYAFDHVFDEGCTNSRVYELLTKDIIHAAVEGFNGTAFAYGQTSSGKTFTMNGSETDPGIIHRAVRDVFDRIQLMSHREFLIRVSYMELYNEEINDLFAVENQKLQIHESLERGIFVAGLREEIVSNAEQVLKLIECGEVNRHFGETNMNARSSRSHTIFRMVIESHAKDTTCSSTDAIRVSVLNLVDLAGSERIAKTGAGGVRLKEGKYINKSLMILGNVINKLSDGAKNRGHIPYRDSKLTRILQPALGGNAKTSIICTIAPEEVHIEETKGTLQFASRAKRITNCAQVNEILTDAALLKRQKQEIEELRMKLQGSHAGVLEQEILKLRNDMLQYELEREKLEMELEEQRKSHKQREQSIRDQQMKTDNLGSLSTTSDFERSSSQAQDSGRQSLKEVSSDSSSKSQGDIFSTPSNFKAAPHSFVVKRSNYSQLPSFSPLPDAFSNVVDEDTWFKMNKGFIADLDSLQITPARKVQSFPPSDEAPGSNENYKHEVHNLKRQLELAVEERDDLKRKHAEQAVLNDQLVREISELQKEAQLIRDIPQRLCECVATCKDIYVDVLSKTQSFISDEKSSAATLLSSISEIGTSLFTTLEAQFSAAFDEDQGVLSRNSSLIEEQRKILSERLNSTIKLFVSSEPSSLENEQVRNSLCCNEYKDRARGGETACWEEKLSNELSTIKGRYHGLEEELDSNNQLLEKSKQRYDALEAEFRLLKEERDSLHKKVSESSQTLALVTDQKENVVKDLNHELLRKKDLEEKIEQFRVAFGCRKTSLMSFHSEFKSKIESLRAQNPVSVPKSVGC; from the exons ATGGAGAAGATCTGCGTCGCGGTTCGGGTGAGGCCTCCGGTAACTCACGATTCCTCCACCGGAGCCTTCTGGAAGGTCGACGACAACCGCATTTCGCTCCACAAGTCCCACGGCACGCCGATCTCCGGCATCTCCTACGCTTTCG ATCATGTGTTCGATGAAGGTTGTACGAATTCTAGGGTTTACGAGCTTCTCACTAAGGACATTATTCACGCCGCAGTTGAAGGATTCAATG GAACTGCGTTTGCTTATGGGCAGACCAGCAGTGGGAAGACTTTCACCATGAATGGTTCCGAAACAGATCCGGGTATCATTCATCGCGCTGTTAGAGATGTCTTTGACAGAATCCAGTTG ATGTCCCATCGGGAGTTTCTGATTCGAGTATCCTACATGGAATTGTACAATGAGGAAATTAACGACCTTTTTGCAGTAGAGAACCAGAAATTGCAGATCCATGAGAGTTTGGAG CGTGGCATATTTGTTGCTGGCCTCAGGGAGGAAATTGTCAGTAACGCTGAACAGGTGTTGAAGCTCATTGAATGCGGAGAAG TTAATAGGCACTTTGGAGAAACGAATATGAATGCTCGGAGTAGTAGATCTCACACAATATTCAGAATG GTAATTGAAAGCCATGCGAAGGACACTACTTGTTCAAGTACTGATGCTATTCGTGTCTCAGTCTTG AATTTGGTAGATTTAGCTGGTTCTGAACGGATTGCCAAAACTGGAGCTGGCGGAGTACGTTTGAAGGAGGGAAAGTACATAAACAagagcttaatgattcttggaaatgtaattaacaaactTAGTGATGGCGCAAAAAACAG GGGTCACATTCCTTATCGCGATAGTAAGCTTACCCGTATACTTCAACCTGCCCTTGGAGGCAATGCAAAAACTTCAATTATTTGTACTATAGCACCAGAAGAG GTACACATTGAGGAAACAAAGGGGACCCTTCAATTTGCTAGCAGAGCTAAGCGCATCACTAATTGTGCTCAAGTTAATGAG ATTTTGACAGATGCAGCCTTACTGAAGCGACAAAAACAAGAGATAGAAGAGCTTCGTATGAAACTTCAG GGATCCCATGCTGGGGTGCTGGAGCAAGAAATACTGAAGTTGCGAAACGACATGCTTCAG TATGAACTAGAACGCGAGAAGCTTGAAATGGAACTGGAAGAGCAGCGGAAATCACATAAACAACGCGAACAAAGCATCAGGGACCAACAGATGAAAACTGACAATCTCGGTAGCCTTTCTACTACTTCAGACTTTGAGAGAAGTTCTAGTCAG GCACAAGATTCTGGGAGACAAAGCCTTAAGGAAGTTAGTAGTGACAGCAGTAGTAAATCTCAAGGAGATATCTTCAGTACCCCATCTAATTTCAAGGCAGCTCCCCATTCCTTCGTTGTCAAGCGATCAAATTATTCACAGTTGCCCAGCTTTAGCCCTCTTCCAGATGCTTTTAGCAACGTGGTTGATGAAGACACATGGTTTAAAATGAACAAAGGTTTCATAGCTGACCTTGATTCCCTTCAGATAACTCCTGCGAGAAAAGTTCAATCCTTTCCGCCAAGTGATGAAGCTCCC GGctcaaatgagaactacaagcacgaGGTCCACAATTTGAAGAGACAGCTAGAACTTGCTGTTGAAGAGAGAGATGATCTCAAG AGGAAACATGCCGAACAAGCTGTACTGAATGATCAATTAGTTCGGGAAATATCTGAACTCCAAAAAGAAGCACAACTAATTCGAGACATCCCTCAAAGGCTTTGTGAATGTGTGGCAACTTGCAAAGATATTTATGTGGATGTTTTATCAAAGACTCAG AGCTTTATATCTGATGAAAAATCTTCTGCGGCAACATTGCTTTCGAGCATAAGTGAAATTGGCACAAGCCTCTTTACAACTCTCGAAGCCCAATTCTCAGCGGCATTTGATGAGGACCAAGGAGTGCTCTCTAGGAATAGTTCTCTAATTGAAGAACAGCGCAAAATTCTCTCCGAGAGGTTGAACAGCACAATCAAATTGTTCGTATCATCAGAACCATCAAGTCTTGAGAATGAGCAAGTGAGAAATTCACTATGCTGCAATGAATACAAG GACCGTGCAAGGGGAGGAGAAACTGCCTGTTGGGAGGAAAAACTAAGCAATGAGCTCAGCACTATCAAGGGAAGATACCATGGCCTGGAGGAAGAGCTAGATTCAAATAACCAGCTTCTAGAGAAATCCAAGCAAAGATATGATGCCTTGGAAGCTGAGTTTCGGCTtttgaaagaagaaagagattCCTTGCACAAAAAGGTATCTGAATCATCTCAAACACTTGCTCTGGTTACTGACCAAAAGGAAAATGTTGTGAAGGATCTGAATCACGAGTTACTGAGAAAGAAAGACCTTGAAGAAAAAATCGAACAGTTCCGTGTCGCTTTTGGTTGCCGGAAGACATCGCTCATGTCTTTCCACAGCGAGTTTAAGTCTAAGATTGAGAGTTTGAGAGCCCAAAATCCAGTTTCAGTACCCAAATCTGTTGGATGCTGA